One Brevibacillus choshinensis genomic window carries:
- a CDS encoding MFS transporter translates to METWRRNLYVLCGSLFIVMIGMSMIMPFLPLYIQQDFGVKDPHEVTAWAGIIFGANFLTAGLVSPIWGNLADKHGRKIMILRSGYFMSITVALTGFAGSLWQLLALRLINGLVGGIIPASTALVASSVPKEKMGWAQGMLQSFVTAGTIMGPLFGGFLAGHIGFRMIFVITGCLLLLATLVITFTVKENFVPPEKKDRSNLREDFRMIFSSKELPALFFVTVMIQFALFSIVPVLPIYIAQLLGSEGSKVALWAGIVQAAMGVANVFASPRLGTLGDRFGSQKVLLFALLAASIIFIPQGLVSTVWQLIILRFLLGLSLGGLLPSVNALLRRATPSHMVSRVYGYNQSFVSIGSMLGPMIGGFLAGYVSIEGVFFMTSAFLLINAGWVYYTFFRSNKPLQGEGS, encoded by the coding sequence ATGGAGACTTGGCGGCGTAATCTGTACGTATTGTGCGGCTCCTTGTTTATTGTCATGATCGGGATGAGCATGATCATGCCATTTTTGCCGCTGTACATTCAGCAGGACTTCGGAGTGAAAGATCCGCATGAGGTAACAGCTTGGGCGGGTATTATTTTTGGTGCCAACTTTTTGACCGCAGGCTTGGTTTCACCGATTTGGGGAAATCTTGCAGACAAGCACGGGCGAAAGATCATGATTTTGCGCTCTGGCTATTTTATGTCCATTACCGTAGCGCTGACGGGTTTTGCCGGGAGCTTATGGCAGCTTCTGGCCCTGCGCTTGATCAATGGATTGGTGGGCGGAATCATCCCTGCCAGTACGGCACTTGTCGCATCCTCTGTTCCGAAAGAAAAAATGGGGTGGGCACAGGGGATGCTGCAGTCGTTTGTGACGGCAGGAACCATCATGGGGCCGTTGTTCGGCGGTTTTTTGGCCGGGCATATCGGTTTTCGGATGATCTTCGTGATTACGGGCTGCTTGCTATTGCTCGCGACACTGGTCATTACGTTTACGGTAAAAGAGAACTTTGTACCGCCGGAAAAAAAGGACCGGTCCAATCTGCGGGAGGATTTTCGCATGATCTTCTCGTCCAAGGAGCTGCCGGCGCTCTTTTTTGTAACCGTGATGATTCAGTTCGCTTTATTCAGCATCGTGCCGGTGCTGCCGATCTATATTGCGCAGCTGCTGGGCTCGGAAGGAAGCAAGGTAGCGTTGTGGGCGGGGATTGTCCAGGCGGCCATGGGGGTGGCAAACGTATTTGCTTCCCCTCGCTTGGGGACCTTGGGTGATCGCTTTGGCTCGCAAAAAGTGTTGTTGTTTGCCTTGCTGGCAGCGTCCATTATCTTTATTCCACAAGGATTGGTTTCCACAGTCTGGCAGCTGATCATCCTGCGCTTTTTGCTGGGGCTTTCTTTGGGCGGGCTGCTTCCATCCGTCAACGCGCTCCTGCGCAGAGCGACCCCTTCGCACATGGTCAGCCGGGTATACGGCTACAACCAGAGCTTTGTCAGCATCGGCAGCATGCTCGGACCCATGATTGGCGGTTTTTTGGCGGGGTACGTGAGCATAGAGGGTGTGTTTTTCATGACGAGTGCATTTTTGCTGATCAATGCGGGATGGGTCTACTATACATTCTTTCGCAGCAATAAGCCTTTACAGGGAGAAGGAAGCTGA
- a CDS encoding MFS transporter has translation MWNRRFICLWGGQTLANLGDVFYIVAFISAIYAVTGSVMYTSLIPVVIMTAQSLGGLTAPLLFQRMSLPQMLVLSQGVKTVLLAVAALVVPIAGEFVWMLLVLGAAIAFMDGWANPARNALVPQVVEPAELMRANGWLATSDQTVFFAGWAAGGLLVATLGNGIVLWGTVVAYLVATIAMLGVAPHRDMERIEPVQAKRDPAKTDWSTGWMLIRDNRLVRLITAMDVLIGLSSAVWIAAIMLPFVLQELGKGEEWWGYLNASYMLGSIAGGALLLARSQKLRQRLPQWIITGTIGAGAVTFCFGSSTDPLLALFFSFALGPMYQMQMISKQTLLQQATAADKLPYVLSAKGTIDSLIFGGSALVMGTVAEWLGTRAVYFLSAGLLAAAVLFAWQLRQQHPMIMEEKEGMA, from the coding sequence ATGTGGAATAGAAGGTTTATTTGCCTCTGGGGTGGTCAGACGCTGGCCAACTTAGGGGATGTTTTTTATATTGTTGCGTTTATTTCAGCCATTTACGCGGTGACTGGATCTGTCATGTATACGTCATTGATTCCGGTAGTGATCATGACGGCACAATCCTTGGGAGGGCTGACGGCACCCCTGCTGTTCCAGCGGATGAGCCTGCCGCAAATGCTCGTCCTGTCCCAAGGGGTGAAAACAGTTCTGCTCGCAGTCGCAGCATTGGTCGTCCCGATCGCTGGGGAGTTCGTATGGATGTTGCTCGTTCTAGGAGCGGCGATCGCATTCATGGACGGATGGGCAAATCCAGCGAGGAACGCTCTCGTCCCTCAAGTGGTGGAGCCCGCAGAGCTGATGCGAGCCAATGGCTGGCTGGCGACGTCTGACCAAACCGTTTTTTTTGCAGGCTGGGCGGCAGGGGGCTTGCTCGTAGCCACGCTCGGCAATGGCATTGTATTATGGGGCACTGTCGTGGCTTACCTGGTTGCTACCATTGCGATGCTCGGGGTTGCTCCGCACAGGGACATGGAGAGGATTGAGCCTGTGCAAGCTAAGAGGGACCCTGCCAAAACGGATTGGTCGACAGGTTGGATGCTCATCCGGGATAACCGGCTCGTTCGGTTGATCACAGCGATGGATGTGCTTATCGGACTGTCCAGTGCGGTATGGATCGCGGCGATCATGCTGCCATTCGTCCTTCAGGAGCTGGGAAAAGGGGAAGAATGGTGGGGCTATCTCAATGCGAGCTACATGCTCGGCTCCATCGCAGGAGGGGCGCTGCTTTTGGCCCGTTCGCAAAAACTTCGCCAACGGCTGCCGCAGTGGATCATCACGGGAACGATCGGCGCTGGCGCGGTCACATTTTGCTTTGGCAGCAGTACGGATCCCTTGTTGGCTTTGTTCTTTTCCTTTGCCTTGGGTCCGATGTATCAAATGCAGATGATCTCCAAGCAAACCTTGCTTCAGCAAGCGACGGCTGCAGACAAACTCCCATACGTCCTGTCTGCCAAGGGTACGATTGATTCGCTGATCTTCGGAGGGTCGGCGCTGGTCATGGGGACCGTCGCGGAATGGCTCGGGACCCGGGCGGTTTACTTTCTGTCGGCAGGCTTGCTCGCTGCGGCTGTTCTGTTCGCTTGGCAGTTGCGACAGCAGCATCCCATGATCATGGAAGAAAAGGAGGGAATGGCATGA